TAGAACAAATCCACATCTAAATTTTTAACTATCTAACCAGGTTACCCTCGGTTAATAAACCTATAAAAAACATCATTTTAATAGAAAAATACTTATTTATCCAGCAGGAATATTAAGAAGTAATATAAAGGTGGGGGAAGTCTTATGATTAAAATGGAAAGAACTTGCAATTCCATGAAGTGCGATGTGATGCACAAGGGAGAATTAATTGGGAAGATGGAAGGAGTGAGTGTAACCCAGTGGTTTTTGAAAAACCATTACAACTACACTGGCGCATTCTCCAGATTCATCACCGACAAACCAGAACTCAGTCGTTCCGGTATAAAAGTAGACATAGTATTCAACGACCGTAAAATTGTGGCCAAAGACGCATGCATAGGCTGGATAAGAGGCCCCACCAAAAATGGGACATTCTCTGCCAAGAGTATTGAATACGCAGATAAGCCTTGAAGCAGATAAAAAACACCATTAAAAAAAGTTAATTAATATCTGCGAAGTATATAATCATTTTATAGAATTATCAATCATTATATTGAGATTTAACTGGAGTTTAGAGGTTAATGAGTAAGACAGGATCCCGTGAAGAACGAGAACTGGTGAAGATGTTGTGGGATGCAGACTGTGCAGCCATGCGTGCACCGGCATCAGGGGGGGCCACTAAAAAACCACTCCCCGACATAATTGCAGGTAACGGTAATATCTACCTGGCCATCGAAGTTAAATCATCCTCTAAAGACCGTATCTATATTAATTCTGAAAAGATTGATGCCCTCTGCGAGTTCGCTGGAATATTCGGAGCCAAACCCTACATTGGGGCTAAGTTCACCCGTAAAAAATGGCGATTTTTAACTCCAGACATACTACACGTAACCAGACAGAACAACTACCGTGTGGACTTGGACCTGGCCTTCGGAAAAGGAATGGAATTTGATGAAATCCTGGGGAAGGATAAGCAGGTTAAATTTTGATACTTATTTTTTATATTAAAGCAAAGTCGTCAAGTAAACTTATTATATCACCTAAATCATTAGCCACCCGATTATAATTATTTAATCGTGTTAAACTTTGTTTTAAGAAATTATTATTCTAATTTTCCATAGCATATATGGCAATGGTGAACACTACACCATAAATAATGAGTATCGAAGAAAATAAGAGGTCTCCGGTTAAAAAAATATTTAAGAGTGATGCGATTGGAATAATTGCAGACATGAGTAAGATTAAGGTAATGAACATCTCTTTAGAGATAGGAAACTCAGCTATTCCTAAATTCTTTTTTAAAACCAAGAACATTGGAATCATAGATAAAGCAATTAAAAGAAGTACTATTTTTATAATCATCACATAGGGGAGGGTTTCTTGTTGCAATTGGTTAATGGGCGTGACACCGAGATCTGGGAAGAGATACAACGTGATTATCCTCTGAATAACTAGAAGATAAAATAAAACTATGAAAACTATGATAAACTTTTTATTCAGTTTCATTCTTAAGGAACCCCACGAAGTTATTCTGTCCCCTTTTTTCGTAGATTAAATCATCATAATCATTATGCCGTAATTTAATCTGGAACATTTCTGGATTTAAATTGTTTTCCATGCAGAATTGGACCCCAAAATCAATTAAGATCTGTACAGATTTTTTTAGTTCTTTATCATGCCTTATCCTGAATTTCCCCTTCTTTTTCACTGGTTTTGGATTTTTTATAGGCCAAAACAGCTGCATAAGCCACTCCTAAAATTAGGGGGCCGATTATGAATCCTACCAATCCCAGGAGCAGTGGTCCGCATATGAATCCCAAGAGGAAGATCATGGGATGGATATCCGCGTATCTACCTGATATCTGGGGGCGCAGGTACATGTCCAGCACACTCAAGGCTATGCTCAGGAGGATAACCAGCACCATACGCAGGTAATTACCGGTGAAAAGATCGTAAAGGGCCAGAACCGTGTAGGTGGGCCAGTGGCCAATAAAGGGGACCACCTGGGTGAATCCAGTTAATATACCCAGAAACAAGGAATAGGGATAACCCATGAGGTAGAAGCCTATCCCGGAGATAACTCCCACCAGCATGGCAGTAAGGAAGTGTCCGTAGAAGATGCTCTTCAGGACGTTGTCCGTCTCCCGGAAGAGGTTCTGGAAGAATCCCTTCCTCTCGTGGGGTATGGCCATGTCCACGTAGGACCATAACCGATCCCCATCCCGGGCGAGGTAAAAAGTGGCTGCAAAGAAAACGAATAGTTCCAGAGCCAGGTTAGGGAGGGATTGAACCAGACCCACCATGTAGGATGCAACACCCCTTAATATGTCCGATACTACTGTTTCCACCATCCCGGTTGCTGATCCTAGGTAAGGATAGAGGCTGGTGGGGAAGTACTGGGTGAACTGTGGTGAATTCTGAATGGAACTGGTAGTTACATTTCCCATGTTAGTGGCCTTTACTGCACTTATAATAGCCGGGGCAGACTGTATGAGTGCATCTATACAGTAGATAACAATGATGATCAGGGGCAGTATCACCACCACCATGGCCACCATTATGGCCAGGGACTGGTAACGGAGGAATGGTTCCAGCCTCCGGGCTATGGGGCGTACTGCATAGGCGAAAACCCCAGCCAGTATTATCATACTCAGCATAGGGGTTAATACTAAAAGTGACAGGACCAGGAGAACCGCAACCACAAACAAGGCTGAAGTGAGGGTTCCCTTTATTTTATAAATCATCGAAGTTCCTCATCCATAAAAAGTTTAACACGTATTCATATTGAAACATGACTAAATAACCCCTACAACCTTAATAAAAACTCCCTTAACCACCCCAAGGCTACTGCAAACTCCCTACCTCACCTAAGATTTTTTTTTATTTTAAAGGATTTCCCATGGATGGGCAATTATATTCTTATTTATTAATCCTTGGTTAATAATGATGTTTAACCCCAGATGCATCCCGGTGGTATTCTCCAAATTCGGATATGAGTTTTAGCTGGTCTCCCCAGAATACCGGTCCTTCTACACAGATCCTCCAGCCCACATCATCCACACAGCACTGTCCACAGATTCCCAGGGCACATTTCATGTACCGTTCCAGGGAAAACTGGGATGGTATCTGGTGTTCTTCGGTGATTAGGGATAGTTTTTTCATCATTATCTCCGGGCCGCAGGCCACCACCATGTCATATTTATTTTCTTTTAGTAGTTTCTCCGCCAGTTCGGTGGCGAATCCGCAGAAACCATGGCTTCCATCATCAGTGGTTGGGAATACATTGGCACCTGCCTTTTCCAGGCGTTCTGGGAAGAGTATTTCCCTCTGGGTGGTGGCAGCGGTTATGACATCCACCGGTACCCCCCGGCGGGATGATTCTTCAGTGAAGGCAGCTACTGGTGCCATCCCAATACCTCCACCCACTGCCAGGACCCGGGAGCCGGCAATCTCAAACCCACTACCATATGGCCCTCTTAAGCCAAGCTGATCATTTTCCTGGAGTTTGTGGAGTGACTGGGTGAAGGGGCCCACCATTTTCACTGAAATACCAATCTCTTCATTGACTGGGTCGATGCTGGAAATGGACATTGGTTTTTCATCCTGGAAGTTCCAGACCATCATGAATTGCCCCGGGGATAAAAGATTACCCCTGGTGAATTCCCAGGGGAAGTAGAAAGTTTTCACTGTGGGTGTTTCCTCAACTATCCGCTTAATTGGGATTACCTGGGGGACATGAGGAGTATTCGTTTTTAACATGTGTTTTACACCTTCCTATTACTGGTGGGCCAGTCCCACCATCTCCTCCACAGTTTGGTAGTTCTTTTCATTCATGAATTTCTCCAGTCCTGTGGCTATCTCCTGGAAGACTTCAAGTCCATGGTACATGACTGCGGTTCCGATCTGAACGCATCTGGCTCCAGAGTATAGGAATTCCACCAGGTCCTGATGGTTGGTTACACCACCCACACCTATTATGGGTATTTTAACGTTCTGGTATGTCTGGTACACGCAGCGCAGGGCTATGGGCTTTATGGCTGGTCCGGACATTCCCCCGAAACGGTTGGAGAGTATGGGGTGGGCAGTTTCCAGGTCGATCCTCATTCCCGGACCCAGGGAGTTTATGAGGGTCAGTGCATCTGCACCGGCACTTTCAGCGGCCTGGGCAATCTCCACAATGTCCGTTACATTGGGGGTTAACTTGGCAATCACCGGGATATCAACTTTCTTTTTAACTGCCTTCACGAACTGGTGGGTTAACTCTGGATCCTGGCCTATTGATGCTCCGCATCCTTCCATGGCATGGGGGCAGGATACATTGAGTTCCAGGGCATCCACCAGGTTTTCCACCTGACTTGCTACAGAGGCAAATTCTTCTGGTGTGGAACCATAGACTGATGCTATCTGGGGAACATTGCCTTCCAGTTTTTTCAGTTCTGCTTGGATTGATTCCACTCCAGGGTTGGATAGGCCAATGGCATTGATTATACCACCCTCCACCTCCACGGTGGTGGGGTTGGGATAACCTTTGTTAGGCTCTGTTCCAAAGGATTTGGTTACCACTGCCCCGGCTCCGCTTCTAGCTGCCCAGTTAAGGGATGCTGCCGTGCTTCCCAGAACCCCCGCTGCCAGTGCGGTGGGGTTTCTCATTTTCATCTGGCATATTTCAGTTTCCAGCATGATTACACCTTAAGTTTAGAAGGTTTAAATTCTTTCAAGTACAGATTAAAGTCTATGAAGTGTTATGTAGTTGGTTGTTTTGCAGGCTTCTTAGTCTTGGATAAAGATTTTAACCTAATGGATTATGAACTTTTCCCACACCCGGAACTCCTGGAAAAATGGTTCCAAATGGAGGAGAAGGAATTAACCCCTGAGGAGAAGATTCTCCTGGAAAAAGTGGGTAAAAAGTGTGATGAGATCATTATTGAAACTTCACGGAGCAGTTATCACTATCAGGACCTTAAATATCATTCTAAATTCACCTATCAAATCCCCAGTAAAGGTGGAGATTACCTAAGGAGTAACCTGGGAGAGGTTCTCCATGAAGCTGATTTTCTGGATTCAGCAGATGATTTGTGGAGTGTGAAACGGGATTTAGCCTTCCAGGTTACGGAACGAAGGTTGAAGGAAGCCTCCCATTCAGGTGATCTTCTACTCATACAGGCCATCCATGCCATTGAAGAACTGGAGGAGGCTGAAGTTAAACTGGTGGAAAGGATCCGGGAATGGTATCCAGTGCACTTCCCAGAAATGGATGATGTGCGGGATCATGGCCGTTACGTAGAGCTGGTGGCCCAATACGGGGACCGTGACACCATTATAGAGTCCGGTGCCCTGGGTGAAACTTCCAACGAAACCATGGAGCTGAGCCTGGGTGCTGATTTATCCCCCTCTGATTTGGAGGTGATCCAGGGTTTTGCCAGGACCATACAGTCCCTTCAACAATCCAAGAAGTCCACCACCGATTATGTTGATGTGAAGATGGAAGAGATGGCCCCTAACCTGCGTGATCTGGTGGGTGCATCTCTGGGGGCTAAACTAATAGCACACACCGGTGGTATTAAACGTCTGGCCCTTTTACCGTCCAGCACTGTTCAGATTTTGGGTGCGGAGAAGGCCTTGTTCCGTCACTTGAAAACTGGTGAACGCCCACCTAAACATGGTTTGATCTACCAGCATCCCGATGTCCGGGGTTCCCGGTGGTGGATTCGGGGTAAGGTGTCCCGGGCACTGGCGGGTAAGATCTCTCTGGCAGTGCGTAAGGATTACTTTTCCGGAGAATACGACCCAGAAGTGAAGGAGGGTTTCCAGAAGCGCCTGGAAGAGATAACCAAAGAACATCCCTTCCCTAAACGGACGGAGAAATCCAAGAAGAAAACGGACAAAAAACGGAAGAAGAAAAAGGATAAGTTCCGTTTTAAGAAGGGTGATTACCAGTATTGATGGAGGGTGGTTATCCTTATTATACAGAAAATGACAAAAAATGTGAATCATTGGTAATACATCAAAACTATGGTGTGAATGAGTTGATCTGCTGATGTGTAAGTTGGTTTATTGGTGGTTCCATTTATTAAATCTTAAAAAGGTGTGATAAATAGTAGAGGTCGTGGTTATACTATC
This DNA window, taken from Methanobacterium subterraneum, encodes the following:
- a CDS encoding dihydroorotate dehydrogenase; its protein translation is MLETEICQMKMRNPTALAAGVLGSTAASLNWAARSGAGAVVTKSFGTEPNKGYPNPTTVEVEGGIINAIGLSNPGVESIQAELKKLEGNVPQIASVYGSTPEEFASVASQVENLVDALELNVSCPHAMEGCGASIGQDPELTHQFVKAVKKKVDIPVIAKLTPNVTDIVEIAQAAESAGADALTLINSLGPGMRIDLETAHPILSNRFGGMSGPAIKPIALRCVYQTYQNVKIPIIGVGGVTNHQDLVEFLYSGARCVQIGTAVMYHGLEVFQEIATGLEKFMNEKNYQTVEEMVGLAHQ
- a CDS encoding AI-2E family transporter is translated as MIYKIKGTLTSALFVVAVLLVLSLLVLTPMLSMIILAGVFAYAVRPIARRLEPFLRYQSLAIMVAMVVVILPLIIIVIYCIDALIQSAPAIISAVKATNMGNVTTSSIQNSPQFTQYFPTSLYPYLGSATGMVETVVSDILRGVASYMVGLVQSLPNLALELFVFFAATFYLARDGDRLWSYVDMAIPHERKGFFQNLFRETDNVLKSIFYGHFLTAMLVGVISGIGFYLMGYPYSLFLGILTGFTQVVPFIGHWPTYTVLALYDLFTGNYLRMVLVILLSIALSVLDMYLRPQISGRYADIHPMIFLLGFICGPLLLGLVGFIIGPLILGVAYAAVLAYKKSKTSEKEGEIQDKA
- a CDS encoding dihydroorotate dehydrogenase electron transfer subunit translates to MLKTNTPHVPQVIPIKRIVEETPTVKTFYFPWEFTRGNLLSPGQFMMVWNFQDEKPMSISSIDPVNEEIGISVKMVGPFTQSLHKLQENDQLGLRGPYGSGFEIAGSRVLAVGGGIGMAPVAAFTEESSRRGVPVDVITAATTQREILFPERLEKAGANVFPTTDDGSHGFCGFATELAEKLLKENKYDMVVACGPEIMMKKLSLITEEHQIPSQFSLERYMKCALGICGQCCVDDVGWRICVEGPVFWGDQLKLISEFGEYHRDASGVKHHY
- the hjc gene encoding Holliday junction resolvase Hjc is translated as MSKTGSREERELVKMLWDADCAAMRAPASGGATKKPLPDIIAGNGNIYLAIEVKSSSKDRIYINSEKIDALCEFAGIFGAKPYIGAKFTRKKWRFLTPDILHVTRQNNYRVDLDLAFGKGMEFDEILGKDKQVKF
- a CDS encoding NOP5/NOP56 family protein, yielding MKCYVVGCFAGFLVLDKDFNLMDYELFPHPELLEKWFQMEEKELTPEEKILLEKVGKKCDEIIIETSRSSYHYQDLKYHSKFTYQIPSKGGDYLRSNLGEVLHEADFLDSADDLWSVKRDLAFQVTERRLKEASHSGDLLLIQAIHAIEELEEAEVKLVERIREWYPVHFPEMDDVRDHGRYVELVAQYGDRDTIIESGALGETSNETMELSLGADLSPSDLEVIQGFARTIQSLQQSKKSTTDYVDVKMEEMAPNLRDLVGASLGAKLIAHTGGIKRLALLPSSTVQILGAEKALFRHLKTGERPPKHGLIYQHPDVRGSRWWIRGKVSRALAGKISLAVRKDYFSGEYDPEVKEGFQKRLEEITKEHPFPKRTEKSKKKTDKKRKKKKDKFRFKKGDYQY